Genomic segment of Chloroflexota bacterium:
TACCTGGCGGTTCAGGCGAAGCAGCCGGGCGGCGTCTCCTTCCGCATCCTGAAGGTCCTTGGGCATGGCTATCGCTATATCGCCCTGCGCGAGTGGCTGACGAAGGGCGATTCGGAACGGGCCAAGGCGAACCCGGAGGTCTTTGCGGCAGGCCGCCCCGCCCGAGAGGGGGGCTTCTACGCCGGGCCCGCCGTGTGGACGGACTATGCCGTGTTCGACATGGTCTGGGGCCCGCGGGGAAGCGGCGAGTTCGTGAAGCCGGGGCTCTACGTGCAGGAGGTGCGCGGCGGAGTGGCGCCGGAGAAGTACGCGGCGTGGCGCCCCTACCAGCGCAACTTCATGTCCGTGATGGCGCGCCAGCCCGGCGTGGTGGCGGAAGAGGCCTGCGCCCTCTCCACGGATAGGCACCGGTTCATCTTTCTGCGCACCTTTTCCAACCGGCAGGCAGCCGAGGTGACGCCAGAGGTCGCGCCCTCCGCGGAGGTGGACTTGGCCCGCAAGCCCGCGGCGGACCTGAAGCTCTATGAGGGAGGCCCGGGAACGCAGATCACGAACTGTTCGGTGTACGCTAGTGTATGGGGACGGGAAGGCCCGCAGGCTTACCAGCGCTTCATGGAGAGCCTGGAGGCAGTCTAGCCCGCCCTTACAGAGGAGCCTCCGGCATGACCACCAACAACCACCAAAGCGCCTTTGCGCAAGTGACATCGTTCTTTGACGAGGCGGCCGACCGCATCCGGCTCGATGACAACCTTCGCGGCATCCTGCGAAAGCCGTGGCGAGAGCTGACCGTAGCCGTCCCGGTGCGGCTGGACAACGGCACGGTGAAGACGTTCACCGGCTACCGGGTGCAGTACAGCGCGGCGCGCGGGCCGTACAAGGGCGGAGTGCGCTATCACCCCAACGCCGACCTGGACGAGGTGCGGGCCCTGGCCGCCTTGATGACCTGGAAGACGGCGGTGGTGGAGATCCCGTACGGCGGGGCGAAGGGCGGCGTGGAGGTGGATATCAAGACGCTGAGCCAGCCGGAGCTGAACCGGATGACGCGCCGCTACACCCAAAGCATTGACCATATCATCGGCGTGAACCGTGATATCCCCGCGCCGGACCTGGGGACGAACTCGCAGACGATGGCGTGGATGATGGACGCCTACGGCCAGCTGCACGGCTATACGCCGGGCATCGTGACCGGCAAGCCTGTGGAGCTTGGCGGCTCCTACGGCCGCGAGGCGGCGCCGGGCCGGGGGTGCGTCTACGTCCTGGAGCAGGCGATGCAGGACTTCAAGCTGCCGCTGAAGGGTGCGAAGGTGGTGGTGCAGGGCTTCGGGCAGGTGGGAGGCTGGGCCGCCAAGCTCCTGCCGGCGCTGGGAGCGAAGGTGATCGCCGTCAGCGATGTGCAGGGCGGCGTGCACAATCCTAAGGGGTTGGACGTAGATGCGCTCCTGAAGTTCTACGATTCCACCGGGAGCGTCATCGGCTTCAAGGAGACGGAACGCATGGGCAATGCGGAGCTTCTGGAGGTGCCCTGCGACGTGCTCGTCCCGGCGGCCATCGAGAACGTCATCACGGAGAAGAACGCCGGAAGGCTCAAGGCGAAGGTCCTTTTGGAGGCGGCGAACCACCCGACGACGCCCGAGGCGGACAAGATCATGAACGACCGGGGCATCAAGGTCATCCCGGACATCCTAGCGAACGCGGGAGGGGTCGTCGTCTCATACTTCGAATGGGCGCAGAACATCCAGCAGTTCCGGTGGGACGAGACACGGGTGAACGACGAGCTGCGACGCATCATGTCGCGGGCATACACCGCTGTGCACCAGCGCGCCGTGAAGGACAAGCTCACCCTGCGCCAAGCGGCCTTCGTCGTCGCCATCGAGCGCGTCGCCCAGGCCGATCGGCTGCGCGGCTTCGTGTAGACCAAGGCCGATCTTTTGACCAAGGCGGTAGACTGAGGGTGTCCACACCCGCATCACAAGGAGCATGCCATGCAGCGCTCGCAGGACGAGATGGCGAAGGCGAACGGCAAGATCATCGGCGCAGCGACCCAGGCCAACGTGCGCTACCTAAAGTCGCTCAAGGACAAGGACTGGGAGAGCCCCACAGGGTGTGAGGACTGGAATATCCGCCGCCTGGCGGAGCACCTGGCGGGAGGCTCGGCGAACTATAGCGCCAAGATTCAGGAGGTCATCAACAAGCGACCTTCGAATGTCGGCGACCTGAAGCTGGCGACGCTGGACAACAAAGCGCTGGTGGACCTGATGGAGTCCAACTGCATGGCGATGGATGCGGCCCTCCAGAAGACGACTCCCACCCAAGCGACAACGACGGTGCAGATGAGCTGGGGCTCCGTGCCGCTGGCGAACGTGGCCGGGACATGGGCCAACGAGAGCGTCCTGCACGGGTGGGACCTGCAGATCGGGCGTAACCCGAATGCCGCGATCCCTGCCGACTGGGCGAAGGCGATGATCCCACGGGCGGAGGCGATCATCGGCGGGCCGCTGGCCGACCCGGAGGCGGCCATGAAATCGGAGGGCGTCTACCTCCTACAAGTGAGCGACGGCGTGGGCCCGAAAACGATTACGGTGAAGGACGGCAAGCTCAGCCTCACCCACGGCGCGGCGGCCAAGCCGGATGTGACCATCGCGCTGACGGCGGACCAGTACCTGCGCCTGCTGTGGGGACGGATGCCTCTGGAGTCCGAGGCCAAGAAGGGCCTGCTTGGCGTGATTCTGCGGCAGGGGGCCAAGGTGAAGGTCACCGGCAAGGCCAAGATGGCCAAGAACCTGAACGATATCTTCCAGGGCATCTAGGCGGACGCCCCCGGCGGTTGCAAGCGTGTAAAATGGGGCGAAGCGACGCAGGAGGCGGCCTATGGAGATGATGAAGCCGAAGCGGGATGTGAAGGTCTATAGACTGGGAGAGGAGCGGGTCCTTCCCCTGGGGCCGCTCAATTTCCACATCAAGCACCTCTATCTCATCATCGAAGGCAAGCACGATTGGGGCCCCTCCATTGACGTGCATGCCGAGGTGGATGGCAAGGATACGGAGGTCGTCAGCTTCGATTGCCTGGCCAACGGCCCCCACTACCATGCGCCGGGCTCCGCGCGGCCGACGCCGCTAGATCCCAAGGGCGTGGGAGACGGCTTCGACTGGTCCATGGGGATGATCCGCGACCACATGCCGGAGATGCTCTCCATGGCCGGGTACATGAGCCTCGCTAAGACGATAGACCGCGAGATGTTCGCCAGCCGCTGGCGCGAGGTGAGGCAGGCCATCCTGGAGAGCGCGCCCCCGGCCTACGCCGTCCCAGCCAATGCCCACGCCTAGCATCTACGTCACCCGCCGCATCTTCCCAGAGGCCATCGCTCTTCTTCGATCAGTCGCCGAGGTGCGCCAGTGGGAGTCCGACCTCCCGCCGCCCTACGAACGCCTCCTGGCTGAGGCCAAGCAGTCCGACGCGCTCTTCACCCTGCTGACCGACCGCATTGACGCTCCCTTGCTGGCCGCCGCGCCGCAGTTGCGTGTGGTGAGCAACATGGCCGTGGGCTATAACAACGTTGACGTGGCGGCGGCGACGGCGCGGGGCATCTACATCGGCAATACGCCGGGGGTGCTGACGGAAACGACGGCTGAGTTCGCCTTCGCCCTGCTGCTGGCCTGGGCGCGCCGCGTCCCGGAGGCGCAGCGCTTCGCCCGGGAGGGCAGGTGGAAGACGTGGGAGCCGATGAGCCTGCTTGGCGTAGACCTGCACGGGGCGACGCTGGGCATTGTTGGCGTGGGGCGAATCGGCGAGGCGATGGCGCGAAGGGCGCGAGCCTTTCAGATGCGTATCCTCTACCAGAGCCGGACGCGGAAACCGGCGCTGGAGCGGGAGCTGGGGATCATCTATGCCGGCCTCGACACCCTGCTTGCAGAGAGCGACTTTGTCAGCCTGCATGTGCCGCTGAACGCGGAGACGAGGGGACTCATCGGCGCGAGGCAACTGGCGAAGATGAAGCCGACGGCGGCGCTCATCAACACGGCGCGCGGCGATGTAGTAGACCAGGCGGCGCTCATCAAGGCGCTCCAGGCCAAGAGCATCGCCGGGGCGGCGCTGGATGTGACGGATCCGGAGCCGTTGCCGGCAGGCAACCCGCTCTATCAGATGGAGAACGTGCTGCTGACGCCGCACATCGCCAGCGCGAGCCGGGGAACGCGGTTGAGGATGGCGATGATGGCGGCGCTGAATATCGTGGATGTGCTGGAGGGGCGCGCGCCGACGCACTGCGTGAATTCGGAGGCCACAGGCCGCCGGCCCTCGCGCGCGCCCGCGTAGGAAATACACACTTGTAGGGATGCTATGCCAAGAAAACCTATCATCGCAATCACGATGGGCGATGCCGCAGGCATCGGCCCTGAAGTCCTAGTCAAGGCGCTGGCGGAGCCGAAGGTGAACGAGCTGTGCAGGCCGCTGGTCGTCGGCAAGGCCTGGGTGGTGGAGCGCGACCTGAAGTTCACGCGCGCGCCGCTCAAAGTGCGCCGGGTGGACGCGCCGTCAGAGGCGGAGGCGGACGCGAACACGGTGGACGTGCTTGACGTGGGCGACCTGAAGTCGGAGGACGTGACGATGGGCAGGGTCTCCGCCGCGGCGGGGAAGGCCTCCGTCCAGATGATCGAGAAGGCGGCGCGGCTGGCGATGGAGCGGCGCATCTCCGCCATGACGACGTGCCCCATCAGCAAGGAGGCGCTACACCTGGCGGGCGTGCAGGAGATGGGGCACCAGGAGATCCTGGGGCGCATCGGCGGGTCGCGGGACGTGGCGACGATGCTGATGACGAGGGGCCTGCGGGTAGTCCACCTGAGCACCCATAAGCCCCTTGCCGAGGCAGTACGCCATGTGACCAAAGAGAACGTTCTGGCGCGCATCAAGCTGACGGCGGAGTCGTTCTCCCGGTGGGGGATGGACAGGGCGCGCATCGCGGTTGCGGCGATCAACCCCCACGGCGGCGAGGGCGGGCTCATCGGACGGGAGGAGATCGAGCAGATCGCGCCTGCGGTGGAGGCGGCGAAGGCGGCGGGTATAGACGCGCGGGGGCCCTTCCCGGCCGATTCGGTCTTCTACCGCGCGGCGGGCGGAGAGTTCGACGTGGTTCTGGCCATGTACCACGACCAGGGGCACATCGCGATCAAGACGCTGGACTTCGAGAGCAGCGTGACGGTGAACCTGGGCCTGCCGTTCATCAGAACGTCCGTTGACCACGGGACGGCTTATGACATCGCGGGGAAGGGCGTTGCCAAGCACCGGGGCCTGGTGAAGGCGATCGAGGCGGCGGTGCACCTGACGACGCGCCGCATCTCGGCGACGGCGACGTAGGGGCTATTCGAAGACGCCTTCGCCCCTGAGGGTCTCTAGCTCAGTCTTGGTGAGCCCCGCCACTTCGCCCAAAATGGCCTCTTGGTCCTGGCCGAACATCGGCCCGTAGCGATCGGGGCGCGCCGGAGTTTCCGATAGGATCCAGGGCGGGCGCACGGGGTGTGTGGCTCCCAGCTTTGGGTGCTCAACGTCCCAAAAGATGCCGCGGGCCTTGCTGTGGGGGTCGTGGAAGATCTCATCGGCGGGCAGGGAGGGCATGGCGGCGACGCCGGCCTGCTGGAGGGCGCGGGTAAGCTCCCAGGCGTCCTGATCGCGGGTCCACTGGGCCAGCAGGGCGTCCAGGGCGTCCTGGTTGACGGAGCGCAGATAGGCATCGGCGAAGCGCTCGTCCTTCGCCCAATCGGGCCGCTTCGCCACATCGCACAGGGCCTGCCACTCCTTGTCCGTCTGCACCGCGATGCTGATCCATCGGTCGTCGCCCGTGCAGGGGTAGCAGTTGTGGGGGGCCATGATGTCGTCGCGGTTGCCGCGGGTTCTCGCCAGGCGTTGGTTCATGAAGTAGTCCATGAAGATATCGCCGACGTTGCTGCTGATGATCTCGCGGGAGGCGATATCCACGTGCTGGCCGCGCCCGGTCTTGCGACGGTGGTAGAGGGCCGTCATCATGGCAAAGGTGATGCCGGTGCCGAGGCGCATATCGGAGGAGTCCCATATCTCGGTATCGGGCCCGCCCAGGTGGCCGGTGATGTGGGCCATGCCGCCCAGAGCGCCGAAGGTGGTGGCGTAGCCGCCCAGGTGGTTCTCCGGCCCCTTGGCGCCGCTGGTGGAGGCGGAAACCATGACGATATCCGGGCGCACCTTGCGCAGGGTCTCATAGCCGAGGCCGTTGCGGTCCATGACACCGGGGCGGTAGTTCTCCAAGACGGCATCGCTCTGGGAGATGAGCTTGAGGGCGAGGTCGCGGCCCTTGGGGTGGGTGATGTTGAGCCGGATATCGCGTTTGTTGATGCTCACATCGTTGAAGTTGGGGGAGGCGTTGATATCGGCAACGGGGGTGTAGAAGCCCCGGCGGGCGATATCCGGACTGCGGGAGGATTCAATCTTGATGACCTCGGCGCCGAGCATGGCCAGGTAGAGGGTGCAAAGGGGGCCCGCCGCCGCCCAGGAGAAGTCCACGACGCGGATGCCGTCGAACGGTCGTTTGTATTGGGGAGTCGGCATCAGATGACCCCGTTCGAGCGAAGGATGCCCAGCTCTTCGCCGGTGAGGCCGATGCGCCCCCCGAGGATTTCCTTGTTGTGCTCGCCGAGCTGGGGGGGCGGGTGGCGCAAACGCCAGGGCGTCTTGGCGAACTGATGCGCCGCCGTGGGAATCGTGACCTTCCCGGCGACGGGATGGGCGATCTCCTGGAAGTAGCGCCGGAATCTAATCTGGGGCGAATCGGCCACCTCTTTCGCGGTGGCGAATGGGCCGACGGGGACGCCAGCCTCGATGCACTTATCGAAGATCTGCTGCTTGGTGAACCGGCGGCTCCAATCGGCGACGATGGCGTCGAACTCCTTGCCGTTCCGCACGCGGTCTGGGCGCGTATCGAAGCGAGGGTCATGGGAGAGATCGGGGCGTTCCATGACCTTTTCCGAGAAGAGCCACCACTGTTTGTCTTCCGAGGGGCGCAGGGCCACATAGCCGTCGCTCGTGGGGTAGAGGCCGCCGAAGTAGTAGTTGCGGGTGGCGCGGCGGTAGACCTTGTCTTCCGTGAGGTAGGTGACGAACAGGACGCGGTTGAGGGCGATATTCGCCTCCTGGCGGGAGGCGTCCACATGCTGGCCCACGCCGTGGAGCTCGCGGGCCATGAGGGCCGCCATGGCGCCCACGGCCGCCGCGATGCCGCCATCGTAATCGCCGGCGTGGCCACCGATCTTCACCGGTGGGCCTTCCGGCTTCATGCGATTGGCGTAGCCGCCGGGGAGGACGTAGCCCTCGCTGCCGGCGTGGGTGATGTTCAGGTTGTGGGCCTTGTATTCGGCGTAGGGGCCGGTGTGGCCGAAGGGCGTCACGGAGGTGACGATAAGGCGGGGGTTGAGGCGGCGGAGGGAGGGGTAGTCTATGCCAAGCTCTTTGGCTTCATCGGCTGTGCGGTCGTGGATGAAGAGATCGGCCTCTTTAAGGAGCTCCAGAAGGATATCGCGACCGGCGGGATCGTTGAGATTGAGGGTGACGCTCTTCTTGTTGGTATTGAGGTAGATGAAGAGGCCGCTCTTTTCCGGGTGGGGGATATCGCCGGGGTAGGGGCCGCGGGCGCGCGAACTATCGCCGTGAAGAGGCTCCTCCACCTTGACGACTTCGGCGCCCATATCGGCCAGGAGCTTGGCGCAGTATGGGGCGGAGACGAAGGTGGCAAGCTCGACGATTTTCAGGCCGTCAAGGGCGGTTGGCTGAGGCGTGTTTGGCATGGGGAGAACTGTTCAGGAAATGCGGGCACAGTATAGCAAGGGAGCGAACCGGATGCAGGGGTGAATCAGCGCGCCGTACGGCGGGACGGCGTCATTCGGAGACAAGGCAGAACTCATTGCCGTCCGGGTCGGCACAGACGATGAAGTACGTCCCGCTTTTCGTATGAACGTGCCGCGCCAACCGTCCGCCAAGGGCCTCAACTTGCTTCAGCGCCCTTCCAGCATCGCCGACTTCTACGTCCAGGTGAAGGCGATTCTTGATGCGGCGCTTCTTTTCCGGGACCTCTTGGAGCACCAGGCTGATGCCTGAGCCGGGATAGAGCGCCGCGCGCCGGAACTGCGGCTCGTAGGAAGGCCCGAAGGTGAGCCCGGTCACTGCCGACCAGAAGGCCTGCCCGCGCTTGATGTCGCACACATCTATCACGATGGCCTCTACTCTGCCTATGGGCCGTTTGGCGACCATTGACGTTACTCCATCTCTCCCCAGGTGCGCCCCTGCTTCAAGTCAACCTTAAGCGGCACGTCCAGGTCCAGGGCGGTGGGCATGAGCTCCTGGGTCAGGGCCTTCATCTTGCCCAGCTCGTCCAGGGGCGTTTCGAAGATCAGCTCATCGTGGACCTGGAGGATCATTCGCGAGCGCATCCTCTCCTTGTCCATCCGCGCCTGGAGGCGGATCATGGCCACCTTGATGACATCGGCGGCGGTGCCCTGGATGGGATGGTTGACGGCCATGCGATCGCCGGCGGCGCGCACCTGGGCGTTGGCGGCGTTCACCTCCGGGATATAGCGGCGGCGTCCCAGGAGCGTCTGCACATAGCCCTTCTGCTTCACTTCCAGCTTGGTCGTGTCCAGGTATTCCTGGATCTTGGGGTACTTCTTAAAGTACTCGGCGATGATGGGGGCCGCCTCTTCGCGGGACATCTCGGCGCGGGTGGCAAGGCCGAACTCGCCCATGCCGTAGAGGAGGCCGAAGTTCACCACCTTGGCGAAGCGGCGCTGATCGGGCGTGACCTCCTTGAGGGGGACGTTGAAGACGCGGGAGGCGGTGGAGGCGTGGATATCCTCGCCGCGCTGGAATGCCTCCACAAGAGCCGGGTCTTTGCTAATGTGGGCGAGGACGCGCAGCTCGATTTGGGAGTAATCGGCGGAGAGGAGGGTCCAGCCCTTCGGCTCGCCGACCACAAAGGCGTCGCGGATGCG
This window contains:
- a CDS encoding Glu/Leu/Phe/Val dehydrogenase, with the protein product MTTNNHQSAFAQVTSFFDEAADRIRLDDNLRGILRKPWRELTVAVPVRLDNGTVKTFTGYRVQYSAARGPYKGGVRYHPNADLDEVRALAALMTWKTAVVEIPYGGAKGGVEVDIKTLSQPELNRMTRRYTQSIDHIIGVNRDIPAPDLGTNSQTMAWMMDAYGQLHGYTPGIVTGKPVELGGSYGREAAPGRGCVYVLEQAMQDFKLPLKGAKVVVQGFGQVGGWAAKLLPALGAKVIAVSDVQGGVHNPKGLDVDALLKFYDSTGSVIGFKETERMGNAELLEVPCDVLVPAAIENVITEKNAGRLKAKVLLEAANHPTTPEADKIMNDRGIKVIPDILANAGGVVVSYFEWAQNIQQFRWDETRVNDELRRIMSRAYTAVHQRAVKDKLTLRQAAFVVAIERVAQADRLRGFV
- a CDS encoding maleylpyruvate isomerase family mycothiol-dependent enzyme, whose protein sequence is MQRSQDEMAKANGKIIGAATQANVRYLKSLKDKDWESPTGCEDWNIRRLAEHLAGGSANYSAKIQEVINKRPSNVGDLKLATLDNKALVDLMESNCMAMDAALQKTTPTQATTTVQMSWGSVPLANVAGTWANESVLHGWDLQIGRNPNAAIPADWAKAMIPRAEAIIGGPLADPEAAMKSEGVYLLQVSDGVGPKTITVKDGKLSLTHGAAAKPDVTIALTADQYLRLLWGRMPLESEAKKGLLGVILRQGAKVKVTGKAKMAKNLNDIFQGI
- a CDS encoding D-glycerate dehydrogenase, with the translated sequence MPTPSIYVTRRIFPEAIALLRSVAEVRQWESDLPPPYERLLAEAKQSDALFTLLTDRIDAPLLAAAPQLRVVSNMAVGYNNVDVAAATARGIYIGNTPGVLTETTAEFAFALLLAWARRVPEAQRFAREGRWKTWEPMSLLGVDLHGATLGIVGVGRIGEAMARRARAFQMRILYQSRTRKPALERELGIIYAGLDTLLAESDFVSLHVPLNAETRGLIGARQLAKMKPTAALINTARGDVVDQAALIKALQAKSIAGAALDVTDPEPLPAGNPLYQMENVLLTPHIASASRGTRLRMAMMAALNIVDVLEGRAPTHCVNSEATGRRPSRAPA
- the pdxA gene encoding 4-hydroxythreonine-4-phosphate dehydrogenase PdxA, with protein sequence MPRKPIIAITMGDAAGIGPEVLVKALAEPKVNELCRPLVVGKAWVVERDLKFTRAPLKVRRVDAPSEAEADANTVDVLDVGDLKSEDVTMGRVSAAAGKASVQMIEKAARLAMERRISAMTTCPISKEALHLAGVQEMGHQEILGRIGGSRDVATMLMTRGLRVVHLSTHKPLAEAVRHVTKENVLARIKLTAESFSRWGMDRARIAVAAINPHGGEGGLIGREEIEQIAPAVEAAKAAGIDARGPFPADSVFYRAAGGEFDVVLAMYHDQGHIAIKTLDFESSVTVNLGLPFIRTSVDHGTAYDIAGKGVAKHRGLVKAIEAAVHLTTRRISATAT
- a CDS encoding CoA transferase translates to MPTPQYKRPFDGIRVVDFSWAAAGPLCTLYLAMLGAEVIKIESSRSPDIARRGFYTPVADINASPNFNDVSINKRDIRLNITHPKGRDLALKLISQSDAVLENYRPGVMDRNGLGYETLRKVRPDIVMVSASTSGAKGPENHLGGYATTFGALGGMAHITGHLGGPDTEIWDSSDMRLGTGITFAMMTALYHRRKTGRGQHVDIASREIISSNVGDIFMDYFMNQRLARTRGNRDDIMAPHNCYPCTGDDRWISIAVQTDKEWQALCDVAKRPDWAKDERFADAYLRSVNQDALDALLAQWTRDQDAWELTRALQQAGVAAMPSLPADEIFHDPHSKARGIFWDVEHPKLGATHPVRPPWILSETPARPDRYGPMFGQDQEAILGEVAGLTKTELETLRGEGVFE
- a CDS encoding CoA transferase, which produces MPNTPQPTALDGLKIVELATFVSAPYCAKLLADMGAEVVKVEEPLHGDSSRARGPYPGDIPHPEKSGLFIYLNTNKKSVTLNLNDPAGRDILLELLKEADLFIHDRTADEAKELGIDYPSLRRLNPRLIVTSVTPFGHTGPYAEYKAHNLNITHAGSEGYVLPGGYANRMKPEGPPVKIGGHAGDYDGGIAAAVGAMAALMARELHGVGQHVDASRQEANIALNRVLFVTYLTEDKVYRRATRNYYFGGLYPTSDGYVALRPSEDKQWWLFSEKVMERPDLSHDPRFDTRPDRVRNGKEFDAIVADWSRRFTKQQIFDKCIEAGVPVGPFATAKEVADSPQIRFRRYFQEIAHPVAGKVTIPTAAHQFAKTPWRLRHPPPQLGEHNKEILGGRIGLTGEELGILRSNGVI
- a CDS encoding VOC family protein; the protein is MVAKRPIGRVEAIVIDVCDIKRGQAFWSAVTGLTFGPSYEPQFRRAALYPGSGISLVLQEVPEKKRRIKNRLHLDVEVGDAGRALKQVEALGGRLARHVHTKSGTYFIVCADPDGNEFCLVSE